A stretch of the Streptomyces sp. NBC_01428 genome encodes the following:
- a CDS encoding N-acetylmuramoyl-L-alanine amidase, producing MHRSATDPNAGHRRARRTAGTVASAALLLPLLGAAPASSAAEVPEAAGLQRAFATAAGEYHVPQSVLLAVSYLQSRWDTHSGAPSVSGGYGPMHLTDARTAIAGSPHHSDGTEDARGDSSRPALLPDTKVPTDAELPARLKTLTKAAGLTGLSAERLRSDAAANVEGGAALLAAAQQGLGRPLSADPADWYGAVARFSGADDSSTAATYADDVYAVLRSGESRTTDSGQRVALAAQPKLSPDTAQLRGAGLRTASADGTECPRTVSCEWIPAPYEEFGDGDYGNHDLGDRPASESIKYIVIHDTEGTWDGVLNLVQDPTYVSWNYTLRSTDGHIAQHVKAKDVAWHAGNWYVNAKSIGLEHEGFLTSPDAWYTEEMYRASARLVRYLSAKYAIPLDRQHVLGHDNVPGPTTSTIPGMHTDPGPYWDWQHYFTLLGHPFHRTLAKSGSLVTVLPDFAKNQPVYTGCVTKDVPCATHGSSEVRLYSQPDETSPLIKDVGLYPSGAASTIDVNDLASRVSTGQRYAVAERAGDWTAIWYLGQKAWFKNPKKQPTAVTASGPVVTPKAGLTEVPVYGRAYPEAAAYPAGVPVQAVSPLPYKILAGQRYAAGDKVPGEYFFSPTFDTTGHKVVIGKDMYYEIQYGHRVEFVRAADVDLIR from the coding sequence TTGCACCGGTCCGCCACCGACCCCAACGCCGGACACAGACGCGCCCGAAGGACAGCGGGGACCGTCGCCTCGGCGGCGCTGCTGCTGCCGTTGCTGGGCGCCGCTCCCGCGAGTTCCGCCGCCGAGGTGCCCGAGGCCGCAGGGCTGCAGCGGGCCTTCGCCACCGCGGCCGGCGAGTACCACGTACCGCAGAGCGTGCTGCTCGCCGTGTCCTATCTGCAGTCCCGCTGGGACACGCACTCCGGTGCCCCGAGCGTCAGCGGCGGCTACGGCCCCATGCACCTGACCGACGCCCGGACGGCGATCGCCGGGTCGCCGCACCACAGCGACGGCACGGAGGACGCCCGCGGCGACAGCTCGCGTCCGGCGCTGCTGCCGGACACGAAGGTACCCACGGACGCCGAACTCCCGGCACGGCTCAAGACGTTGACGAAGGCGGCCGGTCTCACCGGGCTCTCCGCGGAGCGACTGCGCTCGGACGCGGCGGCGAACGTCGAGGGCGGCGCCGCCCTGCTCGCCGCCGCACAGCAGGGCCTGGGCCGGCCGCTGAGCGCGGACCCGGCCGACTGGTACGGCGCGGTCGCGCGCTTCTCGGGGGCCGACGACAGCTCCACGGCGGCGACGTACGCCGACGACGTGTACGCGGTGCTGCGGAGCGGTGAGTCGCGCACGACGGACTCCGGTCAGCGGGTCGCGCTCGCGGCGCAGCCGAAGCTGAGCCCGGACACGGCGCAGCTGCGCGGCGCCGGGCTGCGGACGGCCTCCGCCGACGGCACCGAGTGCCCGAGGACGGTGTCGTGCGAGTGGATCCCGGCTCCGTACGAGGAGTTCGGGGACGGCGACTACGGCAACCACGACCTGGGCGACCGGCCGGCGTCGGAGAGCATCAAGTACATCGTCATCCACGACACGGAGGGGACCTGGGACGGGGTGCTGAACCTCGTCCAGGACCCGACCTACGTGTCGTGGAACTACACGCTGCGCTCGACCGACGGTCACATCGCCCAGCATGTGAAGGCCAAGGACGTGGCCTGGCACGCGGGCAACTGGTACGTGAACGCGAAGTCGATCGGTCTGGAGCACGAGGGCTTCCTCACCTCGCCGGACGCCTGGTACACCGAGGAGATGTACCGGGCCTCGGCGCGCCTCGTGCGGTACCTGTCCGCGAAGTACGCGATCCCGCTGGACCGGCAGCACGTCCTCGGTCACGACAACGTGCCGGGACCGACCACGTCGACGATCCCGGGCATGCACACGGACCCGGGCCCGTACTGGGACTGGCAGCACTACTTCACCCTGCTCGGGCACCCCTTCCACCGCACGCTCGCGAAGAGCGGCTCGCTGGTGACGGTGCTGCCCGACTTCGCGAAGAACCAGCCGGTGTACACGGGCTGCGTCACGAAGGACGTGCCCTGTGCCACGCACGGCTCCAGCGAGGTGCGGCTCTACTCCCAGCCGGACGAGACCTCACCGCTGATCAAGGACGTCGGCCTCTATCCGAGCGGTGCGGCCTCGACGATCGACGTGAACGACCTGGCCTCGCGCGTCTCCACCGGACAGCGCTACGCGGTGGCCGAGCGTGCCGGTGACTGGACGGCGATCTGGTACCTGGGACAGAAGGCCTGGTTCAAGAACCCGAAGAAGCAGCCGACCGCGGTGACGGCGTCGGGCCCGGTCGTGACGCCCAAGGCGGGTCTCACCGAGGTCCCGGTGTACGGGAGGGCGTACCCGGAGGCGGCGGCCTACCCGGCGGGCGTTCCCGTCCAGGCGGTCTCACCGCTGCCCTACAAGATCCTCGCGGGCCAGCGGTACGCGGCCGGTGACAAGGTGCCGGGCGAGTACTTCTTCTCCCCGACCTTCGACACGACGGGGCACAAGGTCGTGATCGGCAAGGACATGTACTACGAGATCCAGTACGGACACCGGGTGGAGTTCGTGCGGGCCGCGGACGTCGACCTGATCCGGTAG
- a CDS encoding DNA-binding protein NsdB, whose amino-acid sequence MNGQPNTRLADLFGLAGWSKGELARMVNRQAAAMGHPQLSTDTSRVRRWIDMGEIPRDPVPRVLAALFTERLGRVVTIEDLGLVRHGRAGKRQGGGSVEHPDGMPWAPERTAAVLTEFTGMDLMLNRRGLVGAGAALAAGSVLSSAMHDWLRTDPALTADAPQFDDPLHADPAGFDRYEAAPIGSQEIEELERSVEVFRAWDASRGGGLQRKAVVGQLNEVGGMLSYRHPDHLQRRLWGVAANLAVLAGWMSHDVGLEPTAQKYFIIATHAAREGGDRPRAGEALSRAARQMVHLGRPDDALDLMKLAKSGWGDEVLPRTRAMLHTIEAWAQASMGKGQAMRRTLGVAEELFVSDRGDVPPPSWMQLFDEADMHGMQALAYRTLAEHEPAAAATAQRHAKEALKLRESGRDRSKIFDHISLASACFIADDPEQADRYARLALTSMGSNSSHRTWDRLREMYRLTGQYSSYPKISDLREEIKLALPKMASKPRGGNSARA is encoded by the coding sequence GTGAACGGACAACCCAACACCCGCCTCGCGGACCTGTTCGGCCTGGCCGGCTGGTCCAAGGGCGAACTCGCGAGAATGGTCAACCGGCAGGCGGCGGCCATGGGCCACCCCCAGCTGTCGACCGACACCTCGCGGGTGCGGCGGTGGATCGACATGGGAGAGATCCCGCGCGATCCGGTGCCGCGGGTGCTGGCGGCTCTGTTCACCGAGCGTCTCGGCCGTGTCGTGACCATCGAGGACCTCGGTCTGGTCAGGCACGGGCGCGCGGGGAAACGGCAGGGCGGCGGGAGTGTGGAACATCCCGACGGAATGCCATGGGCGCCCGAGCGAACCGCCGCGGTCCTCACCGAATTCACGGGAATGGACCTCATGCTCAACCGACGCGGCTTGGTGGGCGCGGGTGCCGCGCTCGCCGCGGGATCAGTACTCAGCTCCGCCATGCACGACTGGCTTCGCACCGATCCGGCCCTCACGGCCGACGCTCCGCAGTTCGACGATCCTCTGCACGCCGACCCCGCTGGGTTCGACCGCTACGAGGCCGCCCCCATCGGGTCGCAGGAGATCGAGGAACTGGAGCGCTCCGTCGAGGTGTTCCGGGCCTGGGACGCCTCCCGCGGTGGCGGGCTGCAACGCAAGGCCGTCGTGGGCCAGCTCAACGAGGTGGGAGGCATGCTCTCCTACCGTCACCCCGACCATCTCCAGCGGCGCCTGTGGGGCGTCGCCGCCAACCTCGCCGTCCTCGCGGGCTGGATGTCGCACGACGTCGGTCTGGAACCCACGGCCCAGAAGTACTTCATCATCGCCACGCACGCGGCCAGGGAGGGCGGTGACCGGCCCCGGGCCGGCGAGGCGCTCTCGCGGGCGGCCCGCCAGATGGTGCACCTGGGCCGGCCGGACGACGCCCTGGACCTGATGAAGCTCGCCAAGTCCGGTTGGGGCGACGAGGTCCTGCCGCGCACCCGGGCCATGCTCCACACCATCGAGGCCTGGGCACAGGCGTCGATGGGCAAGGGCCAGGCGATGCGGCGCACCCTCGGCGTGGCGGAGGAGCTGTTCGTCTCCGACCGCGGTGACGTGCCTCCGCCGAGCTGGATGCAGTTGTTCGACGAGGCCGACATGCACGGCATGCAGGCGCTCGCCTACCGCACCCTCGCCGAGCACGAGCCGGCGGCGGCGGCGACGGCGCAGCGGCACGCCAAGGAGGCCTTGAAACTGCGGGAGTCGGGGCGGGACCGGTCGAAGATCTTCGACCACATCTCGCTGGCGTCGGCCTGCTTCATCGCCGACGACCCCGAACAGGCAGACCGGTACGCGCGACTGGCCCTGACGTCGATGGGATCCAACTCCTCCCACCGCACCTGGGACCGGTTGCGCGAGATGTACCGGCTCACCGGGCAGTACTCCAGCTATCCGAAGATCAGTGACCTGCGTGAGGAGATCAAGCTCGCGCTGCCCAAGATGGCGTCGAAGCCCCGGGGCGGCAACAGCGCGCGGGCCTGA
- a CDS encoding aminoglycoside phosphotransferase family protein, translating to MYTASSSVSAPPRSLHSRPVGSGPYLDPARQAAPVLGAGRARRVPGLGTQPLSGRLDLSGPQGVQLRAAIASVHRICPEFAPVQVLRRSGRSVLLVGTTGRSTAVAKCLLDHSPVWAERIRHEIAAYRSFVRHRPPVRVPRLIAADPENCTLVIERMPGRVAALQRHPVEAPPRADIRAALGAICRLNAWRPPAGTFNAPLDYAERISRFHELGLLTDRDMGDLQKLVHGIAASSGRQGMGQFCHGDALLSNVLLSPAGPVLVDWEQAGWYLPGYDLATLWAVLGDAPVARRQISQLAQSAGPAARDAFLVNLMLVLTREIRTYETAVQRSLHDPAPAAPGQTPPAAAPSGEEQRLLLRRLHDDCQMARRAVRAAVGTR from the coding sequence ATGTACACAGCATCGTCCTCCGTGTCCGCTCCGCCCCGGTCGTTGCACTCCCGCCCGGTGGGCAGCGGCCCTTACCTCGACCCCGCGCGTCAGGCGGCTCCCGTACTCGGGGCCGGCCGGGCGCGGCGCGTGCCGGGGCTCGGCACCCAACCGCTCAGCGGGAGACTCGACTTGTCCGGCCCTCAGGGCGTCCAGTTGCGCGCGGCCATCGCGTCGGTGCACCGGATCTGTCCGGAGTTCGCTCCGGTCCAGGTGCTCAGGCGCAGCGGACGCTCCGTGCTCCTCGTCGGTACGACGGGACGCAGCACGGCCGTCGCCAAGTGTTTACTGGACCACTCCCCCGTCTGGGCCGAGCGGATCCGGCACGAAATAGCTGCTTACCGCTCGTTCGTCCGGCACCGCCCGCCCGTGCGGGTGCCCCGGCTGATCGCGGCGGACCCGGAGAACTGCACCCTGGTGATCGAGCGGATGCCCGGCCGGGTCGCGGCGCTCCAGCGGCACCCGGTCGAGGCCCCGCCCCGCGCGGACATCCGGGCGGCGCTGGGCGCCATCTGCCGGCTGAACGCCTGGCGGCCGCCGGCCGGTACGTTCAACGCCCCGCTGGACTACGCGGAGCGGATCTCCCGCTTCCACGAACTGGGCCTGCTCACGGACCGGGACATGGGAGACCTCCAGAAGCTCGTGCACGGCATCGCCGCCTCCTCGGGGCGCCAGGGCATGGGCCAGTTCTGCCACGGCGACGCCCTCCTGTCGAACGTCCTGCTCTCACCGGCCGGTCCAGTGCTGGTGGACTGGGAGCAAGCGGGCTGGTATCTGCCGGGCTACGACCTGGCGACCCTGTGGGCCGTCCTCGGCGACGCCCCCGTGGCGCGCCGTCAGATCAGCCAGCTCGCCCAGTCGGCGGGACCGGCGGCCCGGGACGCGTTCCTGGTCAACCTGATGCTCGTCCTGACCCGTGAGATCCGTACCTACGAGACGGCCGTGCAGCGTTCCCTGCACGACCCGGCCCCGGCCGCACCGGGCCAGACCCCGCCGGCCGCCGCGCCGTCCGGCGAGGAACAGCGGCTGCTGCTCAGGCGGCTGCACGACGACTGCCAGATGGCCCGTCGGGCCGTACGCGCGGCGGTCGGCACTCGCTGA
- a CDS encoding PP2C family protein-serine/threonine phosphatase produces the protein MPPHLSADRPAAQPPQPGSVDALISQTRRLRGEVDAVRREAPADGEDVQGRWQRALCTLALHQLNDLDEHLAQLREGPPAAPARPPALAASAPPAAPAPPRRGSLLSRVGSAEWNLLTDEASWSGELYQILGRDAAAPPLTLDELPSLVFDEDRPMLTTMVTDCLIDAKPIDGEFRIVRPDGGLRTVHMMGEPVLGADGSTAAMWAVLRDVSELRSSQRTVTETRDSLEREQQAAEAEHRLAADLQEAVPPPWRGSLRFPRRGPRTLDLAAHRLPASPGAPTGGDWYDALELPDGDTLLSVGDLSGHGVAATSGMAMMLGALRGMAVAGTQPGQLLSWLDHLIDPTVQPVLGSALCCRYRPETRTLTWAQAGHPAPLLFRDGTGRALTPPEGVLLGATPGAPYGQAEETLQQGDVLVLHTGALVPRRPESSRPGATGSEAGSEAVRRLLGLAPDFDRAPTAQDCVRLVIEEFGESARTDDARVLVVGIGSRPADS, from the coding sequence ATGCCTCCCCATCTCTCTGCGGACCGCCCAGCCGCCCAGCCACCGCAGCCCGGCTCGGTCGACGCGCTCATCTCGCAGACGCGTCGCCTGCGCGGTGAGGTGGACGCCGTCCGGCGTGAGGCACCCGCCGACGGCGAGGACGTACAGGGACGCTGGCAGCGCGCGCTGTGCACGCTGGCACTGCACCAACTGAACGACCTGGACGAGCACTTGGCGCAGCTCCGGGAAGGACCACCGGCGGCGCCGGCCCGGCCTCCCGCCCTCGCCGCCTCCGCGCCACCGGCCGCTCCGGCACCTCCCCGGCGCGGCTCGCTGCTGAGCCGGGTCGGCAGCGCCGAGTGGAACCTGCTGACGGACGAAGCGAGTTGGTCCGGGGAGCTCTACCAGATCCTCGGACGAGACGCCGCGGCTCCCCCGCTCACCCTCGACGAACTGCCGTCCCTGGTCTTCGACGAGGACCGGCCGATGCTGACGACGATGGTCACGGACTGCCTCATCGACGCCAAACCCATCGACGGGGAGTTCCGCATCGTCCGGCCCGACGGCGGCCTGCGCACGGTGCACATGATGGGTGAGCCCGTGCTGGGCGCCGACGGCAGCACCGCCGCGATGTGGGCCGTGCTGCGTGACGTCAGCGAACTGCGCAGCAGCCAGCGGACCGTGACCGAGACCCGTGACTCGCTGGAACGGGAACAACAGGCCGCCGAGGCCGAGCACCGGCTCGCGGCCGATCTGCAGGAGGCCGTACCGCCCCCCTGGCGCGGATCGTTGCGGTTCCCGCGCCGGGGCCCCCGGACGCTCGACCTCGCCGCCCACCGTCTCCCCGCCTCACCCGGCGCCCCGACCGGCGGCGACTGGTACGACGCACTCGAACTGCCCGACGGCGACACACTGTTGAGTGTCGGCGACCTCTCCGGTCACGGGGTGGCGGCGACCTCGGGCATGGCGATGATGCTGGGAGCCCTGCGCGGCATGGCCGTGGCGGGCACCCAGCCCGGTCAGCTCCTCTCCTGGCTCGACCACCTGATCGACCCCACCGTCCAGCCGGTCCTCGGCAGCGCCCTCTGCTGCCGCTACCGGCCCGAGACCCGCACCCTCACCTGGGCACAGGCCGGACATCCCGCCCCCCTGCTGTTCCGCGACGGGACGGGGCGCGCGCTGACCCCGCCGGAGGGCGTCCTGCTCGGCGCCACCCCCGGCGCCCCCTACGGGCAGGCCGAGGAGACCCTCCAGCAGGGCGACGTACTGGTCCTGCACACCGGCGCACTGGTCCCACGACGACCGGAGTCCTCCCGCCCCGGCGCCACCGGGAGCGAGGCCGGATCGGAGGCCGTCCGACGCCTGCTCGGCCTGGCCCCGGACTTCGACAGGGCCCCCACGGCCCAGGACTGTGTACGGCTGGTCATCGAGGAGTTCGGCGAGAGCGCGCGCACGGACGACGCCCGCGTACTCGTCGTCGGAATCGGTTCCCGACCGGCCGATTCCTGA
- a CDS encoding phosphocholine-specific phospholipase C, translated as MTPISRRGLVGLGASVAAGTTMAVGARPAAAATTAATATGTITDVRHVVVLMQENRSFDHYFGRLRGVRGFDDRSGITLSGGHPVFEQPNGTGRQYPWKLSSTPAAGGADGATLAQCNGDLPHSWTSQHSAWNKGRLDNWVSGVGNVRSLGYLDRTDIPFQYALADAYTICDAYFCSTLSATGPNRTYLWSGKVDGSSYDGGDESGLTWQNYAEALQAAGVTWKVYQNAQDNYGDNGCAYFKKFAAAKAGDPLYGRGMASVPRVTGSTPDDIAAAIKADVLAGTLPQVSWVVANQAFSEHPYAPPGDGAHFVDLVYKALAADSDVFDSTVLFLNYDENDGFFDHVPPPAPPAGTAGEFLNGVPYGLGFRVPLLVVSPWTRGGWVSSEVFDHTSVLRFLETWTGALGKPAACPNISAWRRRVTGDLTGVFDFANPVHGTPALPATSVIGMATCGPLPNPVPATNAMPVQESGTRPARALPYQPNGYLDHLEFGAAGKILAWFTMANQGTPAKRAAHFSLHPNAYRDTTPWQYTVDAGGTAADSFNIGTGYGDGTYDFSMVGPNRFLRRFKGDATKAGKSAEVTSRYATEPGTGKTALYLRMANSSAASVKFTVTSTHYRGDGPWTYTVAAGASAEDFFNAVAYQNGWYDFTVTLDSDTTWSRRFTGHIETGAASVSG; from the coding sequence ATGACACCGATCAGCCGAAGAGGCTTGGTGGGGCTCGGCGCATCCGTGGCGGCCGGGACCACGATGGCCGTCGGAGCACGACCCGCGGCGGCCGCGACCACCGCGGCGACCGCCACCGGCACCATCACGGACGTACGGCACGTCGTCGTCCTCATGCAGGAGAACCGCAGCTTCGACCACTACTTCGGACGCCTCAGGGGCGTCCGCGGCTTCGACGACCGCAGCGGCATCACCCTGTCCGGCGGACACCCGGTCTTCGAGCAGCCGAACGGCACCGGCCGGCAGTACCCCTGGAAGCTCAGCTCCACACCGGCGGCCGGTGGCGCCGACGGCGCGACCCTCGCCCAGTGCAACGGCGACCTCCCGCACTCCTGGACCTCCCAGCACTCCGCCTGGAACAAGGGGCGGCTCGACAACTGGGTCTCGGGAGTCGGCAACGTCCGCTCGCTCGGCTACCTGGACCGCACCGACATCCCCTTCCAGTACGCCCTCGCCGACGCCTACACGATCTGCGACGCCTACTTCTGCTCCACGCTCAGCGCCACCGGCCCCAACCGCACCTACCTGTGGAGCGGCAAGGTCGACGGCTCCAGCTACGACGGCGGCGACGAGTCCGGACTCACCTGGCAGAACTACGCCGAGGCGTTGCAAGCGGCGGGAGTGACCTGGAAGGTCTACCAGAACGCCCAGGACAACTACGGCGACAACGGCTGCGCCTACTTCAAGAAGTTCGCCGCGGCCAAGGCCGGCGACCCCCTGTACGGCCGCGGCATGGCGTCCGTCCCGAGGGTCACCGGCTCCACGCCCGACGACATCGCCGCGGCCATCAAGGCCGACGTGCTCGCCGGCACCCTGCCGCAGGTGTCCTGGGTCGTCGCCAACCAGGCCTTCTCGGAGCACCCCTACGCCCCGCCCGGCGACGGCGCCCACTTCGTCGACCTGGTGTACAAGGCCCTCGCCGCGGACTCCGACGTCTTCGACTCCACCGTCCTGTTCCTCAACTACGACGAGAACGACGGCTTCTTCGACCACGTGCCGCCGCCCGCGCCGCCCGCCGGCACCGCGGGGGAGTTCCTCAACGGTGTCCCGTACGGTCTCGGTTTCCGCGTTCCGCTGCTCGTCGTCTCGCCCTGGACCCGCGGCGGCTGGGTCTCCTCCGAGGTCTTCGACCACACCTCGGTGCTGCGTTTCCTGGAGACCTGGACCGGCGCGCTCGGCAAGCCGGCGGCCTGCCCCAACATCAGTGCCTGGCGGCGCAGGGTCACCGGCGACCTGACCGGCGTCTTCGACTTCGCGAACCCCGTCCACGGCACCCCCGCGCTGCCCGCCACGAGCGTCATCGGCATGGCCACCTGCGGCCCGCTGCCCAACCCGGTGCCCGCCACCAACGCGATGCCCGTCCAGGAGTCCGGCACCCGGCCCGCCCGCGCCCTGCCCTACCAGCCCAACGGCTATCTGGACCACCTGGAGTTCGGGGCCGCGGGCAAGATCCTCGCCTGGTTCACGATGGCCAACCAGGGCACTCCCGCCAAGCGGGCCGCGCACTTCTCGCTCCACCCGAACGCCTACCGCGACACCACGCCCTGGCAGTACACCGTGGACGCGGGCGGGACCGCCGCCGACTCCTTCAACATCGGCACCGGGTACGGCGACGGCACGTACGACTTCTCGATGGTCGGCCCCAACCGCTTCCTGCGCCGCTTCAAGGGAGACGCCACGAAGGCGGGCAAGTCCGCCGAGGTCACCTCCCGGTACGCGACCGAGCCCGGCACCGGGAAGACGGCCCTCTACCTCAGGATGGCCAACTCCTCCGCCGCGTCGGTGAAGTTCACCGTGACCTCCACCCACTACCGCGGCGACGGCCCCTGGACGTACACCGTCGCCGCGGGCGCCTCGGCGGAGGACTTCTTCAACGCGGTCGCCTACCAGAACGGCTGGTACGACTT
- a CDS encoding TetR/AcrR family transcriptional regulator translates to MAADTRTGTGPRDRFRAQVRQEVKTAALRQLAEGGPEALSLNAIAKQLGMTGPALYRYFTNRDSLLTELVIDAYADLTSALAGAAESARGDAATRIEELVRAYRAWALAQPHRYRLLFRAPLQGYDAQSSRLVEAAQPAMTVLLEAVGALAESGTEVPRGPAAEFRAWMERHTFEDVPEAVAMRSTMLWAQLHGLVGLEIEDNFTSMGIDPSFLYETAVTDFLRSL, encoded by the coding sequence ATGGCCGCAGACACCCGGACCGGGACGGGCCCGCGCGACCGGTTCCGCGCACAGGTGCGGCAGGAGGTGAAGACCGCGGCACTGCGCCAGCTGGCCGAGGGCGGCCCGGAGGCCCTGTCGCTCAACGCGATCGCCAAGCAGCTGGGCATGACGGGCCCCGCGCTCTACCGTTACTTCACCAATCGCGACAGCCTCCTGACCGAGTTGGTCATCGACGCCTACGCCGACCTGACCTCGGCCCTCGCCGGCGCGGCCGAGTCGGCCCGGGGCGACGCGGCCACCCGCATCGAGGAGCTGGTCCGGGCGTACCGCGCCTGGGCGCTGGCCCAGCCGCACCGCTACCGCCTGCTGTTCCGGGCCCCTCTCCAGGGCTACGACGCCCAGTCGTCCCGCCTCGTCGAGGCCGCCCAGCCCGCCATGACCGTGCTCCTGGAGGCCGTGGGCGCGCTGGCGGAGTCCGGGACCGAGGTGCCGCGGGGCCCGGCGGCCGAGTTCAGGGCCTGGATGGAGCGGCACACCTTCGAGGACGTGCCGGAGGCCGTGGCCATGCGGTCCACCATGCTCTGGGCACAGCTGCACGGTCTGGTCGGCCTGGAGATCGAGGACAACTTCACCTCGATGGGGATCGATCCCTCCTTTCTCTACGAGACCGCGGTGACCGACTTCCTGCGTTCGCTCTGA